CTAAGTGATGATGGAAATGTTCGGCATACCCTTATAATTTCCCCTCCTCGTGCAGGCAAAACCACCTTTTTAAGGGATCTTATTCGTTCAATCAGCAATGGGGTTCCACAAATAGGTTTAAGAGGTCTGACCGTAGGAGTTGTCGATGAACGCGGTGAACTCGCCGGTATGTGGCAAGGGGTCCCGACTTATGACTTGGGACTTCAGACGGATATCATGGATAGCTGTCCAAAAGCCAGTGGGCTGAGTATGCTGGTCCGCTCCATGTCTCCCCAAGTGGTGGCAATGGATGAAATAGGCCATATGGATGACGTGGCTGCCATAACGGATGCTTTGCGTACAGGGGTACGGATTCTATGTACAGCTCATGCCAGTTCTTTTGAAGAAGCCCACCGCCGGCCGGCTATTGCCGCGTTATTGGATCAGGGAGTATTTGAGCGTCTGGTTGTGTTAAGCAGGCGGCTTGGGCCAGGAAGTATAGAAGGTGTTTATGATCTGAATTCAGGGAGGATTCTATCATGATTATAATGGGGTGTATCGTCCTTATTGCCAGCTGTGGATGTTTAGGACTGTGGTTAGCTTATCGAATTCGCCGCAGGCCTTTGGAGTTAAGAGAATGTTCGATGGCTTTGGCACTCTTAGATACAGAAATTGTCTGGGGAGCAACTCCCTTGCCTGAGGCATTTTCCATTGTTAAAGAAAGGTCGGATAGGCCTTGGCAAGGTTTTTTTGCAGAACTACAGGAACGATTGGTAAGGGGGGAGTCTGCTGGCAGTGCTTGGAAAGAAACGATGACAAATCAGAAAGACAAGTTTTGCTTAAAAACGGAGGATTGGCTTGTTATCGCTGATGTTGGCAAAGGTTTGGGTCGATCTGATCGGTCTGAACAGCATAAACAGATTGAACTTGTGCAGCGTCAACTATTATTAATAAAAGAACAAGCGGAAATATGGGCATACAAACAAGCTAAAATGTGGACCTATTTAGGGTTCCTGGGAGGAATCGCGGGGGTGCTCATTCTGATTTAAACAGGGAGAGGAGTTGTGTTAATGAGCTTTAATTTAATCATAACGGTTGCCGGAATCGGCATATTGGTTGGAGTACTAGCCTCTGTATTAAACCAGTCTGGCCGCAGCGAAATGGCACAAGGTGTAACAATTATGGGAGTCATAGTAGTCCTCTATATTGTGGTACAGTCCATAGCAGAATTATTTACATTGGTTAAGAGTGTTTTTAACCTATATTAGGGGGCTAAAACGTGGAAATATGGCAAATCGTGGGACTAGCCCTGATTGTTACGGTTTTTGCAGTGGTTCTGAAACAGATCCGACCGGAAGTTGCCTTACAGCTCTCCATTTTGGCAGGAACGTCAATCTTTATCCTCATACTCAGTAAGATCAAGGTCATTGTCGATTTATTGCAAACCCTTGCTGACCAAGCCAATATCAGTTCCTATTATTTGTTAATTATTTTAAAAATTGTGGGAGTGGCCTACCTGGCAGAGTTCGGTGCTCAAATATGCCGGGATGCAGGAGAAGGTGCTTTAGCAAGCAAGATTGAGTTAGCTGCGAAAGTAGGGGTTATTATCTTAGCGATTCCAATTATTGTAGCGATTACAGAGTCGATGGTACGACTAGTTCCGTGAGGTGATGTATTTGCCCAGGTTTATTGTCAGTATGATCCTATTCCTCTTTTTCTTCGCTGGGACAAGTCCTCCAGTATTAGCAGAATCAGAAGTGATTCAGCCGGCTGAAAATGCTGAACTTTTGCAGGATATTGATTTAAGCCAAATGCATGGTTTTCTGGAGCAGCTGGACAGTGATCTTCAGAATGCCATCCCTAATTTCTCCCTTGTCCAAATCTTCGAAGACCTGAGAAGCGGAGAATTGAGCCTGAAACCTGAAAATTTAGGGAAGACATTATTGACACTTTTAGGTCATCAAGTCCTGGTAACTGCTCCTTTGATTGGCAAACTATTAGTTTTAGCAGTATTGGGAGCTGTACTTGGCCAGCTTCAGGCGGCATTTGGAGGAAGTGTTGGTAAAA
This Desulfosporosinus orientis DSM 765 DNA region includes the following protein-coding sequences:
- a CDS encoding stage III sporulation protein AB — its product is MIIMGCIVLIASCGCLGLWLAYRIRRRPLELRECSMALALLDTEIVWGATPLPEAFSIVKERSDRPWQGFFAELQERLVRGESAGSAWKETMTNQKDKFCLKTEDWLVIADVGKGLGRSDRSEQHKQIELVQRQLLLIKEQAEIWAYKQAKMWTYLGFLGGIAGVLILI
- the spoIIIAC gene encoding stage III sporulation protein AC; translation: MSFNLIITVAGIGILVGVLASVLNQSGRSEMAQGVTIMGVIVVLYIVVQSIAELFTLVKSVFNLY
- the spoIIIAD gene encoding stage III sporulation protein AD, with protein sequence MEIWQIVGLALIVTVFAVVLKQIRPEVALQLSILAGTSIFILILSKIKVIVDLLQTLADQANISSYYLLIILKIVGVAYLAEFGAQICRDAGEGALASKIELAAKVGVIILAIPIIVAITESMVRLVP